TGGGGTCAACACATTTTCTCCGGAAGGAAGATTGTTCCAAGTGGAATATGCAATTGAGGCCATCAAGGTAAattaccttttctttctttcgttctttctttctttcttttctttttttttttctgtttgtttCCTGGGAAAAACTCCTGAAACAGTTATCATTTTTTTTGCCTAATTTTTTTTGGGCGTGTTCTAATATCAatgggttttttctttttctgattgAAATACAGCTGGGTTCAACTGCAATTGGGCTAAAGACGAAAGACGGTGTCGTTTTGGCTGTGGAGAAGCGTATTACTTCACCATTGTTGGTATGAACTCTTTTTGTACTTGATTACTTGTGTAATTAGCCCTTTTGCTTGATTGtaacagaagaaaaaaaatagggtTTATTTTTTGTGCTTTAATTTGCTTCATTGTGGCTTATTTGCTAAAATGTAGTATAAAAAAATGGatatttttgttaagaaatggaGTCCCATGATGCCTTCTTTTGATCAATTACCAACTTTTTAGTTACCAAAATTATGTTACTCGGTCTCGGTAGTTGAGTGTTGGATACGTGTATGTGTTTAACATGGCAATactcaattttcttttatttggagGATTATACTCTTGTATTCATGTCCGAAAATGTGGGTATTTTTTGGGAAAATGGAGAGTTCGCGTGGTATAGGTTATAAACATTTGAATGTTGATCGATGGTTGAGACTCTAGACAAGGATATCAGGGTCCTAGGCGCGATAAGTATTTTAGGGGAAATGAAGAGTTCGTGTGATATAGGTTACAACTTTCAAATCTTTGCCCTAGATACGAAAATTCAGGATCCTAGAGACAAATGTTTTAGGGAAAACAAAGAGTGTGTGTAATATAGGTTACAAACATTTGAACATTGATCGATGGTCAAGATTCAAAAAACGAAAAGCAGGGTCCTGGTGATAAATATTTTAGGGAAAACGAAGAGTTTGTATAATATAGGTTACAATCATTTGAATGTTGATCGATGTTCAAAGCTTTAGATACGAAAATCAGGGTTTGAGCAACAGAATTCACGATTGCTTCTTCTTCCTCCTATATCCCCCAATATATTGTCGGCTTGGTTCCCATAATGTGTGATAGGCATGATCTTATTTTCTGCAGTATGTTATGCCATACTTGCGGAAGAGTTTGTTACCTTTCACTGTATTTGGCCAGCTTACTTGTTAAAAAAGCAACCATAATCCTGAAACATCTTGTCGGTTGCATATATTAGGTTTGCAGTTCCTTCCTGGCATCATGGTTTTTGAATTTTCTTCCAGGAACCCAGTAGTGTTGAGAAGATTATGGAAATTGATGAGCATATAGGATGTGCCATGAGTGGGTTGATTGCTGATGCACGGACCCTTGTTGAACATGCACGAGTTGAAACTCAGGTACCATAGTTGTTAGTGCCGTTTCTCTTTGATATGTGGATCTCTTATGTGGAAATCTTTTTCGTTCACACAGAACCATAGATTCTCATATGGTGAGCCAATGACCGCGGAGTCTACAACTCAAGCTCTTTGTGATCTGGCCCTTCGATTCGGTGAAGGAGATGAAGAATCCATGGTACTGCTGCATATCTTTTTCCGTATATAGTTGTAGATATTTTAGATTCTTGGTCTATGATGCTTTACATTCATCTTAGCAAGCAAAAACAAGAGGGCCATACCCAATATGATTCATATACATTGTGTATTATATTTCTTTTGCCATCTAATGTAGGATTCTGTATCTCTTTTGAATTGCGTATTCACATGTATAACGTTTTCCTTCACAGTCCCGGCCATTTGGGGTATCTCTTCTCATTGCTGGTCATGATGAGAATGGGCCTAGCTTGTAAGTATGCGATGATTTTACTTTGCCTTGCCTTTTGTAGGAGAAAATCTCTTCTGTCATGTCACTAAATCTAATGTTATCTCCTATGTTACTCGGACTTAGAGATGATGTGCTGAACGGGTATGCTCAATATTTTTAGTGAATCATAATCCCATGGTATCGGAAAAATTACAAGTCGGATAAACGTAGATTATCACAACTGTAATTGGTTGAAGCATAGTTATTGAACTGCCATTATCTGAAGAATGGTATCCGACCCTGCATATCCAACACGTCCAAATCGTTACCAAGTCCAAGTAATATAGGTTAAAATATGGCTCTGAGCAACTGCAAATCAAAATTTGGGCTGCCAGTTTCTGATAGGCATGCATATATGCTGTTCTGTTTACTTGTTTAAAACTTGGGTTTTGCAGATACTATACCGATCCCTCTGGCACATTTTGGCAATGCAATGCAAAAGCTATAGGTTCGGGTTCCGAAGGTGCTGATAGCTCTTTGCAAGAGCAATACAACAAGGTATCTTCGCTTCCGATTGTATGTTGTTTTTCATCCTTGAAAGTCGAGTCTTTAACCGAAGTCGGCATGCCATGTCACAATAAAATTCCATTGTATTGTTTTGACTCACTCGTATAAATTCTTTCTCCCTGCAGGACTTAACTCTTCAAGAAGCTGAAACAATTGCTCTGTCGATTTTAAAGCAAGTAATGGAAGAAAAGGTGAACTTTTTCCATCAAGATTTTACTGTATGTGTATATTCTTTTCTGCAAAATTCTCTGTTACCGACCAATGTTATCATTACAGG
This window of the Gossypium hirsutum isolate 1008001.06 chromosome A09, Gossypium_hirsutum_v2.1, whole genome shotgun sequence genome carries:
- the LOC107889031 gene encoding proteasome subunit alpha type-5, whose amino-acid sequence is MFLTRTEYDRGVNTFSPEGRLFQVEYAIEAIKLGSTAIGLKTKDGVVLAVEKRITSPLLEPSSVEKIMEIDEHIGCAMSGLIADARTLVEHARVETQNHRFSYGEPMTAESTTQALCDLALRFGEGDEESMSRPFGVSLLIAGHDENGPSLYYTDPSGTFWQCNAKAIGSGSEGADSSLQEQYNKDLTLQEAETIALSILKQVMEEKVTPNNVDIARVAPTFHLYTPSEVEAVITRL